In a genomic window of uncultured Flavobacterium sp.:
- a CDS encoding metallophosphoesterase family protein: MMRTLVIGDIHGGLQALVQLLERVEMTETDRLIFLGDYVDGWSESAQVVDFLIELSQRQDCIFIRGNHDVWCHEWLMNDVINDIWFLHGGKSTIESYQNIDQLSKEKHLEFFDNMKDYFVDEDNNLFIHAGFSSMHGPEKEHYKTNYSWDRTLWEMALTMDKRIQKDSLSYPKRLLLYNEIYIGHTPTLHYNIDIPMQGCNIWNIDTGAGFCGKLSCIDVETKAFWQSEIVQSFYPKEKGRNK, from the coding sequence ATAATGAGAACATTAGTTATTGGAGATATTCACGGAGGTTTGCAAGCTTTAGTTCAATTGTTGGAGAGAGTTGAGATGACAGAAACTGACAGACTTATTTTTCTTGGCGATTATGTCGATGGTTGGAGCGAATCAGCTCAAGTTGTTGATTTTCTTATCGAATTATCTCAAAGACAAGATTGCATTTTTATAAGAGGAAATCATGATGTTTGGTGTCACGAATGGCTGATGAATGATGTAATAAATGATATTTGGTTTTTGCATGGAGGAAAATCAACTATCGAAAGTTATCAGAATATTGATCAGTTGTCTAAAGAAAAGCATCTTGAGTTTTTTGACAATATGAAAGATTATTTTGTAGATGAGGATAATAATTTGTTTATTCACGCAGGTTTTTCGTCTATGCATGGTCCGGAAAAAGAACATTACAAAACAAATTATTCCTGGGACAGAACACTTTGGGAAATGGCTTTGACGATGGACAAGAGAATCCAGAAAGATTCACTTTCATATCCTAAAAGATTATTGCTTTATAATGAGATTTATATTGGTCATACGCCAACACTTCATTATAATATTGATATTCCAATGCAAGGTTGTAATATTTGGAATATTGATACCGGAGCAGGTTTTTGCGGAAAATTAAGTTGTATTGATGTTGAAACAAAAGCATTTTGGCAAAGTGAAATAGTGCAATCCTTTTATCCAAAAGAAAAAGGCAGAAACAAATAG
- a CDS encoding nucleoside 2-deoxyribosyltransferase domain-containing protein, whose product MKRVYKAPETIPLQNDFKTIFLAGSIEMDKAVNWQKKCEELLQNDYIIFNPRRNEWDSSWSQTIENSDFKEQVNWELGALENADIVIMYFAGDTMSPISLLEFGLYAQSNKMKVVVEENFWRKGNIDIVCERYAIEQFKTLEELIQNLLK is encoded by the coding sequence ATGAAAAGAGTTTATAAAGCACCAGAAACAATTCCTTTGCAAAATGATTTCAAAACAATTTTTCTTGCTGGTTCTATCGAAATGGATAAAGCTGTAAACTGGCAGAAAAAATGTGAAGAATTGCTACAAAACGATTATATTATTTTTAACCCAAGAAGAAATGAATGGGATAGCAGTTGGTCACAAACGATAGAAAATAGCGATTTCAAGGAGCAAGTAAATTGGGAACTTGGCGCATTAGAAAATGCAGATATTGTTATTATGTATTTTGCCGGAGATACAATGTCGCCAATATCTTTGCTTGAGTTTGGACTTTATGCACAATCGAATAAAATGAAAGTCGTTGTTGAAGAAAATTTTTGGCGCAAAGGCAATATTGATATTGTATGTGAAAGATATGCAATAGAACAGTTTAAAACATTGGAAGAGTTAATACAAAATTTACTTAAATAA